One stretch of Schlesneria sp. DSM 10557 DNA includes these proteins:
- the rsgA gene encoding ribosome small subunit-dependent GTPase A — protein sequence MAKKISKKVRVDFRKNRQNSARQNDFTRQIHADESVIEDIDREQRVSGKGALTRRRTILGEQGAGDHVVLAVDQAACLRGRVISAIGSTQCTVQVDEGQEGSGTRFECTVRRVVRTVARNARNAVVTGDRVLFLPGKNQCGVIERVEPRQGIIARGHQYKQHILVANVSQVAIISSADEPPLKPALIDRFVVSAAKGEVRAIIVINKCDLVDVADLQPMIGHYAQLGYTVVAASVPSGLGIAWLRRLLKHQQTVFTGQSGVGKSSLLNAIQPGLSMKTGDISRVTQKGRHTTRFAQLQELSFGGWVVDTPGIRQLELWDVHPAEMEGYFIEFRPFVPSCKFPDCLHLVEEGCAVREAVKQDLISQIRYESYIRLVIGDD from the coding sequence GTGGCGAAGAAGATCTCTAAAAAGGTGAGGGTCGATTTCCGGAAGAATCGACAAAACTCTGCTCGCCAGAACGATTTTACCAGGCAGATCCATGCCGACGAGTCCGTTATCGAGGATATCGACCGCGAACAACGGGTCTCTGGAAAAGGGGCTCTGACAAGACGACGAACGATCTTGGGTGAGCAGGGCGCGGGAGATCACGTTGTCCTTGCCGTCGATCAAGCTGCCTGCCTACGAGGGCGGGTCATTTCGGCGATCGGCTCAACACAATGCACCGTTCAGGTCGACGAGGGTCAAGAGGGAAGCGGCACACGATTTGAGTGCACTGTCCGTCGCGTTGTCCGAACAGTTGCCCGGAATGCACGGAACGCAGTTGTCACAGGAGATCGCGTTCTCTTCCTCCCGGGTAAGAACCAGTGTGGGGTGATTGAACGCGTGGAGCCGCGGCAGGGAATTATCGCTCGCGGTCATCAGTACAAGCAGCACATCCTGGTGGCAAATGTGTCCCAGGTGGCGATCATTTCATCAGCCGATGAACCGCCGCTGAAACCCGCCCTGATAGACCGCTTTGTCGTCAGCGCGGCAAAAGGGGAAGTTCGGGCGATCATCGTTATTAACAAGTGCGATCTCGTCGACGTGGCTGACCTGCAGCCGATGATCGGACACTATGCTCAGCTCGGATACACCGTCGTTGCGGCGAGTGTTCCGTCCGGTTTAGGGATCGCATGGCTGCGACGGCTGCTCAAGCACCAGCAGACCGTTTTTACGGGTCAAAGCGGTGTGGGCAAATCGTCGCTGTTGAATGCCATTCAACCTGGCCTGTCAATGAAGACCGGCGACATCAGCCGCGTCACTCAGAAAGGTCGACACACAACTCGGTTCGCCCAGCTTCAGGAATTGTCTTTTGGGGGATGGGTGGTCGACACGCCCGGAATTCGCCAATTGGAACTCTGGGACGTTCATCCCGCAGAGATGGAAGGCTATTTCATCGAGTTCCGCCCATTCGTACCCAGTTGTAAGTTCCCCGATTGCCTTCATCTGGTGGAAGAGGGATGTGCCGTGAGGGAGGCGGTCAAACAAGACCTGATCTCGCAGATCCGATATGAAAGCTACATCAGGCTTGTCA
- the csrA gene encoding carbon storage regulator CsrA — MLVLSRKKNESIIVDDSIVITVVEIRGDKVRLGIQAPREVSIHRSEVRDAIASSESAATSPFPSLEQKSVAE, encoded by the coding sequence ATGTTAGTTCTGTCGCGGAAAAAAAACGAGAGCATCATTGTTGATGACAGCATTGTCATCACGGTCGTCGAAATCCGCGGCGACAAGGTTCGACTTGGCATTCAAGCACCGAGAGAAGTTTCCATTCATCGGAGCGAAGTGCGCGACGCAATCGCCTCTTCAGAATCTGCAGCAACTTCTCCGTTCCCAAGCCTTGAACAAAAGTCGGTGGCCGAGTAA
- the mutM gene encoding bifunctional DNA-formamidopyrimidine glycosylase/DNA-(apurinic or apyrimidinic site) lyase — MPELPEVETMVRGIRPQIVGRTICDLSECENGCKPILITPKFTQLRKRLVGKQFASVRRVGKRVVFDVSDGTIVAVEPRMTGLMVLADPPDVSHLRLRWDFEGDDQYPSLWFWDRRGLGTVSHYLPGEFEERYGPKCLGPDALEMTLEMWRERCAASNREIKVLLLDQKRVAGIGNLYASEILHVAGIHPSAPAKMLNPRQVERLAAAAQEVLLKAIECEGSTLSDGTYRNALNQNGSYQNLHRAYMRAGSPCLSCGSEAIQRIVQAQRSTFYCPECQKMKTSSRKGSVK, encoded by the coding sequence TTGCCAGAACTGCCTGAAGTCGAAACCATGGTTCGTGGTATCCGACCGCAGATCGTCGGTCGGACGATCTGCGATCTCAGCGAATGCGAAAACGGTTGCAAGCCGATTCTCATCACACCGAAGTTCACTCAATTGCGAAAACGGCTTGTGGGAAAGCAGTTTGCCAGCGTTCGGAGAGTCGGCAAGCGGGTCGTGTTCGACGTGTCGGATGGTACGATTGTGGCCGTCGAACCGCGGATGACAGGGTTGATGGTGCTGGCCGATCCTCCTGACGTCAGCCACTTGCGATTGCGGTGGGATTTTGAAGGAGACGATCAGTATCCCTCTTTGTGGTTCTGGGACCGGCGAGGCCTGGGAACGGTCTCTCATTACCTCCCTGGAGAGTTTGAGGAGCGCTATGGCCCCAAGTGTCTGGGACCGGATGCCCTGGAAATGACTTTGGAGATGTGGCGCGAGCGGTGTGCCGCTTCAAACCGGGAAATTAAGGTCTTGTTGCTCGACCAGAAGAGGGTCGCGGGGATCGGTAATTTGTATGCGAGTGAGATTCTGCATGTGGCGGGGATTCACCCTTCGGCGCCCGCGAAGATGTTAAACCCGAGGCAGGTCGAGCGACTGGCGGCAGCGGCACAGGAGGTTCTTTTGAAAGCGATCGAGTGTGAGGGCTCGACTCTTTCTGATGGGACGTACCGTAATGCACTGAACCAGAATGGCAGCTACCAGAACCTGCATCGAGCCTACATGCGAGCCGGTTCGCCCTGTCTTTCCTGCGGAAGTGAGGCCATCCAGAGGATCGTCCAGGCACAGCGATCCACGTTTTACTGCCCCGAATGTCAGAAAATGAAAACTTCATCCAGAAAAGGAAGTGTGAAATGA